The genomic region atgaaaacaaatttGTGTATTGTCATCGTATCTATACTATAGCATAAGAAAACTTTATCCAATTAGTGTAGCTACTATAAATGACAGCAGCTGGGATTGATTGCTATATTTTCAATATGCCTagattttatttagtaaattccTTTGCTAATTTACTTAATTGCAACACTgaattcttaaaatattgtttGTAACAGATCTAAGACATTAACAATTTATACTAGTATAACATCTTCATTTATGAAGAaaagcttaatatattttatagctttATATAATTTTGACTAATATAGTATTTCTCTTTAATGCAGGTAAATGGTTTAACTATGGAATTATCTTTCTCGTCTTGATTTTGGATCTTAATATGTGGAAGAACCAGATATTTTATAAGCCTCATGAATATGGACAGTATATTGGCCCAGGGCAGAAGATATATACCGTAAAGGACTCAGAGAGCTTAAAGGATTTGAACAGGACCAAACTATCCTGGGAATGGAGGTCCAATCACACTAATCCCCAGACGAACAAAACATACGTTGAAGGGGACATGTTCTTACACAGCAGATTCATTGGGGCGAGCTTGGACGTCAAGTGTCTGGCTTTCGTTCCAAGTTTGATAGCTTTTGTATGGTTTGGATTCTTTATTTGGTTCTTTGGACGGTTTTTGAAAAATGAACAAGGTATGGAGAATCAAGACAATACATATACTCGTATGAAAAGAAAATCCCCATCGGAACATAGCAAAGACATGGGTATCACTCGAGAAAACACGCAAGCCTCAGTGGAAGACCCGCTGAACGATCCTGCTTTGGTCTGCATCAGGTCTGACTTTAATGAGATTGTCTACAAATCTTCCCACTTAACGTCGGAAAACTTGAGCTCACACTTGAATGAATCTACCAGCGCCATTGAAACTGATCCTGATCCATCCACTTCTAAGAAAAGTTCCCCTACGAACTAGAGTCCCTCACTTTCTTGAAGATAGCACACAAAGTAACTTggagtataatttaaagttagtctttcttttttgtatatgtAAGGTTTACGTAGTGTTAGGTAAAGACATAAAAAACAATGCCACAAAGGTGCTCAACACGCTTTTTCTAGGACTCATTGTTTTCTATTTGTATTATGATACATGTGCCTACTGTATATCTAACAGTCCTCTAGAAATTGCTTTTCACAATTGCGCAAGCTATTTATTGACTTGACAGCATAGGTGAGCTTATGTCCTGCATATCTAATGTTCAACCATAGTGGTGCCTTGAGACATTCAACTGTTTTTAACTGTACCTGAAATGAAATGTGGAATAGTTTTTGTATCCAATTATTTTGATCTTCACTTAATGTCTGAGCAGGAAACAGATAGAGTCAAGAAATGGCTCAGGAAGTATTTCTTAGCTTGTTATGCAGCAGCAGATTTAGTGATTTGTACAGCTGAACTGCAGACTCATTATGATTACCTTGACTTTTATTGGCTGTCTGCCAAATCCAAATACAGATGCAACATGCAGTAAAAAGAGAATGATAGTCCTACATGGGTCACTACTTGTGAAAAGTGACTTTCTCCTACCAGTAAATGCAGTCAGATGATAATACTTACTCATGTTTGCCTAATTAAGAGACACTGCTAATTGATGGAAAACCCTGCCATTCACCTCTGGGACAAAGGTGAAGAGGAGCAGGGGAATAAACTAACAAATTTGCTAGCATTTACACAAAGcccaagaaaaatgaaggaactGAAATTTCTATCATGTCAAAGTTGCACAGCCTACCATCTATAATATTTGTACATCATTCTGTAAACATGGCTTGGAGCAGTGAAAATTGAAAATGTATTATAACTCTGGGCAAGAAAACTCTTCTAAAAACTAATGCAGCAGAACTTTGTGAGGTAGAAAAAGATGTGCATGAAAAAGCCTGTTTAGTGGTTTGTTATGTGTgtgcatttgtttttaattttaaagagttAACAcctcaaattaataaataaatattataaatcagCAAGTTTGTCGTGcagttattcatttattaaagGCATGCCTCTAATTCTGTCTTAGATTGAGTCAAGAGCCCATTTGAAATTTTTGGTCCTTTATTAAAACTcaataccaaaaaaattaaaaattaaaacatttcaaacttttttttacttttaattcatAAACTTTGGTTACATCCTTTTAAGGATGTTAGGTTATATCACACTTAGGAACAATTTATTTTCCTGTCATATATAGACATTACTGTATTTTGTCTTTATGATTTTTAATGTtcttcattttattctctctGCTTACATGTTGAAACATGCATACATTTATCTTTCACTTGATATCCagctttaataaatatatttctacatTATTTACTAAGTCATTGAAACTATATACCTGCTCTTTTCCTTACTTTTAATAGCTGTGAATGATGCTACTTTGAATCAACAGTATGCCTGACAATGAAATGCAAATATCAAGTTCATACAGTAACCAAGAGTAACCAGGCTACCCATGATATTTAATGACACTATCTATCACTACATTTAAACAGAATATAATTTTTGATTCATGGGCAAAAATAACCCCccacatttgtatttattctagaAGTTGATGGCTTATATAATAAATAAGGCAGTTGATTTAGAAAGTGTGTGtttattattggtgcatttcTTGTGAAAATATCTGAGCCTTTAAATGGATTTTCTAACAGCCATGTTTAGAGTACTTCAATTTGATAATTTAATTAACAGATGTGTAGTAATCAAATCAAATATTAGAGTACCATATTTATACAATTTTGTTGATTGCCTAGAGAAACTGGTTATCAATTCATATAAAGTAGATATTTAAATGTTCATGACTTTTAAAATGAATAGCATCTAGGGATAGAAGATTACCAGCCAAACAAACTTTGAAGACTTTCAATACTCAAGTGTATTTACTAAACTTAACATTTTTATCTACAcctagatttcttttcttcttttgtttttgttttgttttggggtcacaccgagcagcgctcaggggttacttctggtctgtgctcagaaattgctcctgccggcatgggggaccatatggtatgccgggatttgaatcactattggtcctgggtcagccacttgcaaggcaaatgccctaccattgtgctatctctcggcctttcttttcttcttttgggtgATTTGTTGCAGATCCCACCTGCACTATACTTAACACAGGTTACAAGTAAAGTTAAAGTAAAAATTTCATTTATgtatgtttacttttttattctgAATTATATTTCAGTAGATTACAACTCTAAAACTTGTTCCAATATgggctattttgaataatttttatgatgCATAGAAAACATAGAAAATGAGGAGCATTGTATAGTTAAAAATTTGATACCTGGatattaaacaactcactactgagCAACCGGTGCTTTGACTAAATCAAAgtgcagataaaaaaaattcctggaaataaatgataatgaggactcaaattatcagaatttatgagaGACAGTTAAAGTGgtattaagaagaaaatgtataacTTTGCAAGTactcatcagaaaggaagaaggaagaaggagccaacataaataacttaatgacacagtttataaaattgagaagtgaacaacaaaatgaactaaaaataggtAGATAGAAGGAAGTAATAAAACTGAAAGtctaaattaataaacaaaaaatcataaaaatcaatgaaagcaagagttggttctttgaaagaaaaacaaacacaattgATAAACtagtagcaaaactcacaaaggatagagagaaacttaataaaccagattagaaatgaaaagggggaggtcactacagatactgcagaaattcaaaggttactcagagactactctgagaaactctatgccatgacacatgagaacctggaataaatggataaattcttagacttttTATAATCTCCCAAGGTTGAGCCAAGATGATCTGACATATTTTGACAGACCTATCAcgattgaggaaattaaaatggtaatcaaaagttttcctccccccccaaaataaagtccAGGTCAAgataaattcactaatgaattattacAAACCTTTCATGAAGACCTTCTATCAATCATTTTGGGGCTCTTCCAGGAAAATGAGGAAATATaaatactcccaaataatttttatgaagctaaagtCACCTTGATACAAAAAGACAGGCAAAGATGCCACAAAAAGAGAACTATGAATCAGTatcctgatgaatacagatgcaaaaattctcaacatcctagcaaataggatttaagAAGGTCAGATACCAAGTAGTGTTGGGGATCAATTCTGGGCCAGCCTCTTGTAAGCTAGGATCAAGTTTCTTCCCAAATGTCTGAAAGCCATAGAACATGTCACAATActctacatttttttcaaagctgAAATCTAAACATTCCATCTTAACAGGAGGCTTTTCCAAAGCCTCCTTAAAATTGGGCAGCAAAACCTCATACATAGCACAAAGTGATCACATATCAGAGGAGACAATTGATGACTCTCTCACCAAACTTCTCAAGTCCCCTAAGAGTCTCTTCTTGAAGTTGGATATTTCCTGTCTGCAGCAAATGAGAAAGCAgtctcaacttttatttttgattcagTGTTCCAGAGTGGGATTGGGGGGTGGTGATATTTAAACAGAACAGAAAACTGCATATATAGCCTCAGGAAAGAATTTATGTTTATGACCAAATACCCAAACGACAGGGAAAAATTTACATTTCATAAAGATTTTTGATTCTTCCAGGGGTCTAAACTCGTGGCCCGTGAGTTGTTGcggcctccgtacaacattttgtggcccgcagtaagcaaataattgtgaatactgagatatttgaaggccggccgcgggccacaaactgttgtacggagggccgcaacaactctcgggccacgagtttgagtaTAATTATGTACAAAGAGTGTCTTCTGACTGATTTGGTGAATGACGATACATTAGGTTTTATACCTCTTTGTCTCCATGTTTGTGAGATCTTTTTATGTGATTGCTTATAATGAGCCATTTTAGCAGTACCCAAAAAGCTATAGAGTAAACATTCCAATAATATATAGGAGAATTGCCAACTATTATGAAAAACTTGATGACAAAATCCaagattttaatttgatttgaagattattttattgtatcttctattttatgtatctttatatGATCACTTAAATAGGCACTTGAATTTTTTCAAAGGGGCACCTTAATTGTTATAGTGAATTATGATCATTTAAATGTGAAAAAAGAATGCcatacaccataaccaagtaggtttcattccagagatgcaagaatggtttaacatacataagtcaatcaatataatatatcatataaacaaaaggataaataaaaactatatgatcatagcaatagatgcagagaaagcatttgataaggttcaacctTATCAAATAAAAACCCTCAATGagatgaaatggaagaaaatagagatgaggtggGAAaaatcagcccatgatatgaagattaccacaaagaaagatgagtgaaattagagaaataattgtaCCAACAACTACAATAAggatgagagagaaaaacagaattcTTGTCTCAAAGATAgacagggggtaggggaggaaggTTATGGGTAATATTgttggcaggaaagttacactggtaaagggtgatgtaaatttgatgactgaaacccaactataaacatttttgtaaccaagatactatatgaataaattattatttaataaaaagaaaatgaggagccTAAAATGATTAATATCACTCACCACAGATTGTAAAGAAATCATAACAAATgtgatatattaattataataataattaaggaCTATAAGTAGATTCCAACTATTCTGTAATTATAGCATTTCTTTCCAGGTAGTACAGAATATGAACTAATATGATAAAATCttagataattatattttatagtaagtTGTTAGCAGattaaatacacaataaaataagcaTCATGAATCTATGCATGATAATATATGCCTAGATATATCTCATTAACACATATCCATAATGCTACATAAATACAGTTCCCTCTTCTCTATATGGTAGCTACTTGTTTCATCAATCTTTTTGCATCTCTATAGTCACAAATGAATCTAATTATATTCTTCTAGCTaattatttcttctccttttgtCCTTAAGAGTTTTTCAAGTACaatattttgggcccggagagattgcacagcagtgtttgcctcgcaagcagccgatccaagaccaaaggtggttggttcgaatcccggtgtcccatatgatcccccatgcctgccaggagctatttctgagcagacagccaggagtagcccctgagcatcgctgggtgtggcccaaaaacaaaaaaaaaatcaagtacaatATTTTTGTACAGTGTTATATTTCACAAGTGTGTTGATACAATTAAAATGTTATCTAATACACCTAGATTTAAAATTAAGTCAACAGCACTGTAGATTTTACTCCTGGATTACAGTACTATAAACAAGTTGTTATGCCATTTGTGTGTTCTATAAACCAACAACAGTCCAATAAGAAGCAtgagaaatataataataatgaattaatCTGAgcactttttataaataataaatcatgattaaattatcaaaaaatcTATCAATATATCTGCACTTTGAGCCAatgaaatagtacagaggataagaccCTTACTTACTTTGGAAGAGACAACCCTAGTTCAATTTCTTATACCACATTTGGTTCCTGAACACTgttaaagtgatccctgagtatagagctaggagtacttTCTGAATACCacagggtatgatccaaaacaaaacaaacaacagataGACATAAGAAACTCACTATtgctctttattcatttatttactctgTGCttattaagttttttgttttgttttgtttcattataGGGACCATACAGCAATGTTTCAGGTATCTTGAAGTATTCAAAAGCTGAAATCAGGAATTCATATATACTAACCATATGTTGTAGCATTTGAACCATCTCACTAGCTTCTACACTGAttaatttaaatcaattttagGTTTTCCAAATCTAACCTAGATATTGCATTCTCACtgacttttcttccttatttatgctttgttttcaGATCTAAATTCTATACTATCAGCCAATACTGTCTTTAAGAGGGAAATGAAGTCAATTATTTTTGTGACAAGTTATCtgaaaattttctctcttttttaaaatcttcaaTTTAAACATGCTTCCTTACATAGAGTTGTGATTAATGGACATCGccatatataaaacaacaaaaatatatattttgtgccAAACCCAGCTGTACTccaaacttactcctggctctgctctcagatatgactggggaccatatgtgatgctgagaattaataccaggttggccatgtgcaaggcaaatgcccgacctgcTGTACAACTCCTTTGGATCTATTCCTAAAAAGTTTTTGTACTAACCATTTATATTGGACTAGAATTGTACAATGATGTGAAAACGAACAGGAAAATTTGGGAGTAATATTTGTGGATCAGAAGTACTCTTGtttaaattaatgtaaaattaatgtaaaaataagTAGATCAGTACTTATATTTGACAGAGTTTAGGTAGATGGTGGATAGTAAATAAATTTTGCACCAAGTAAGTTTTGCGAAAAaatagacaatttttgtttatattccaAAACTTATTTGCTttagagtttaaaagaaaaaaggaaaacataggtCAAAGAATTTAAACATATAGCTACCATGAATACAGTAACTTCTATCTGTTAGGAAGGAAATTCTAGCAAATACATTCAACATAGATGAAGATTATGCAAAGGATTTATTGTTTAGTAGGATAGCAGGTTAGTtgcatacttaaatatttttggactcctgttctttcttcctgccttgaGAAGGATTGTGAGATCTGGCAAAAGAAAATTGTAATAACTACAATTCTCCATCAAGGAGAATCCACCCCTGGGGTTCATAGGGCACTCTTGAGCTAAGGGTCCCTTACATTCTACTAGGAGCCATCTGGGTAAGCAGCTGATTGCTGCCCATCCATATATTCATGTTTCTGTTTGAATCTGGTCTCTGATTTCTTTCCCGTTGTGTTCTGGTGTGCATCAACAAATGCCTGTTATTAAGACTGGCAAGCCGTAACATTCAGGTAAGAAGAATTAATTCCTGTCTTTGCCAAGTATTTGAGATCTCTTTGAATACCAGGAATTTGGAATCCCTTGAAGAGACCCTCTCAGGTGCACTGCACATAGCCATGACTACTGGGAGAGTGTTATTCAGAGATTTTTTTGAAACTTCAAGGCTTTCAGGGTATGAaagcaaattactgttgttatttggTTCCTTGCTCTATTTCAGGTTTGTTAAATTGTTTTGCTCACCTGTCTGGAAAGAAACAACTTCCTTTATTTCAGGGCCAAAAGGGAGGACAGTCATCAAAACCTCCCACTGTTTTAAAAGCAAGAGATGATGACCTGTTTCAGATGATGGTTTGTTTCAGAAAAGAAGGCCCAGGGCAGAGAAGCAGACATTAGCCAGTTCATCCTGAAGATATCTGTGAATTAGAGACATAGTTTGTGTATAGTGTGGGATCAGTCAGGGTACAGCATATCTGAGTATCTGCTACTGGGCTTCATAGGTCATATTTGGAGAACTAGAAATAAAAGTAGGCCACCTTGACCAAGTCTTTTACATTGTCACTTAGATTAATTTAGTCGAGCCTTGGTCCTCTGCCCTCATGGATAAAGACTTTCCTAACAATGTAagttccatttctttcctctcccATCCGGAAATTCATGTAATTATTAAAAAGTCAGCTACTGATAAAAGACTAAAAAACTGAGGGGATCAATTTAAAACTCAAGCTTAGTAAGCTAAACTCTCATACAAAGAGCAGCTTTAACTCTAACGGTTTTTAGGAATGAAAAATTGggtggaaaatgttgcaaattactgtgaTTAGCTTTTTCAGACTATCTTGTTAATTAGTCGGCCCAATTGGAAGGTGATGCCCTAGAGTTGGTTTTGAGAAGTGAGGCAGCTGATTgctaggagagggagaaagaggagctGCATTGGTAGCCAATATTCTGAGAAAGAGCAGAGGTAGATCCCATTCCTGGTAAGAGTAAAGGATGGAAATCATCTCTCCACGGACACATCTTGTCTTTTGAGCCCCATTTCCCAGGACCCACAAAGGGAGGACATAGTAGGCTCTCATTTTCCACCCCACTCTCTTGCCTTTGTTTCGTGTACCCTTCACTATGAACTGGTTTTTGTGATGTATGCTTACACGCTGTCGGGGTCATTGGCTGAGAACTATAGCTTAAGAGAAAGGGCAAGAGGACTCCAGAGCTACAGTTTGTACAGAAGAACAAGTTCTCAGAAGGGCTTTGTGAGCTCATAGTAGGGTTGCAGTCAGGTGTCTTCAGCTGGCTTGCATAGAGTCAAGAAGCCAGCCAGAACTCAGCTAGTGTAGGTCTGTTTTACTTAGAAAGTTCATCAAAGAAGATGTAGAAAACTTTTCTGACCAAATgtaatgatatttcattgtgaatattcaaaagccattagatgtatacaatatatatacgCATAACTGATTTAATGTTCTTATTCAATGAGGTCTTGGGAGTCTTTAATAAGTGTCATAGTGTACAATTTTGCTATGCTAGTTATAAGAATATCGAGCAATTTGTTTCCAAATTAACAGAGGAAATTTTCAAGTTTCCCTTAATAGAGAGAGGCACAGTGTGGGCTTCTAGGCTGCCAACTTGGGAAGCTAGTGCCCCCTGCGGGGAGGCAATTTCAGAAAGGCACAAAAATAGCTAGAGACCATAGCTTAGAGTGGCCATATCATGAGCTCTGAGCTGGGTGCAAATATTGTCAGTGGTGGTCCAATCTGTGGAACTGCTGAAATACAagacaaagaaaggagaggaaggtttagaaaaataaaaagtgtagaTGTGTGTTTTATGCAAAAAAGATAACAAATGAAGTTATGAATattggagaaaaagaagggactCTGTAAAAGTGAAATCAGTTGGTTGCAATTTTAAATGAAGGAAAGTTATAGGACAGAGTGTATGAGAATGCCAGAGAGTTGTGTTCTAAGAAAATGGTATGGTCAAACTCGATGTTTATAAGTATATCTTTAAATGTTTATAAAGTATATCTTCAAATTTGttctaattaaattatattaagctGCTCTTTAAATTATATCTGCAAAGTTGTTCTAATACATTTTGGTGAAGTCAATGGTTGTAAGATGACACTCACCTATCAACCCCAAAGGTTTCCTCCAACCTCCTTCCTTAGACCTTCTCCTTTGTTATGTTAAAGCCCACtgaataggtacttttgtctaACTGTCAACCACCCCCTTCTGGTGGATGAATattgagagaataaagaaaagtgtattttggcttggtgctcagagacaCCATAAGGAAAAAGTCAAGAGAAGCCACTTGTAAAATAGCCACTGGCTCCTTGACTTTCCTGACTGACTTGGTGTATCTATCACCACATGGGGGTAGGAGCTAGgcttttggtttgtatttttgaAGGGGATTTGGGGGGAAAAGTTAACATGTAtaatatccatttgccacaattcattAGTCTGTAACTCTTGGGAGTTGGCCCCAGCTatattgctattttttatttaagggcACACAAGTAGTACATGTATTGATTTTTTGGCTTGCCTTCAGATATGATAGATGGTATGCAAACAACAGGTGTTTGTATGTAGTGCTGAATGTTCTTCTGCAAGTGACTTAAATTTTAGTATGGCCAGACAATCAGCAGTTTCATTCTCTTTAGCCATTGACCACTCTGGAAGGCCAGAATGAGctcttatttaatttataaaaataggcTCAGAAAGTTTTTGTAGTGTGCTTGCAGTTGCTGCAGAAAATCTTGAACAATCTGAtttatgagcatttaaagaggcaGTTACTATGCCTGTAAATAATCCTACCACATAAGCTGAACTGCTTACTATGTTGCATGGCTCTGAAACAAGCAAGagtaagtaatttaaagtagcaagttccacttgttgaatagacttttaaaaacattttttcttattaatatattcatttaagcaccatattacaaacatgtttgtagttgggtttcagtcataaaaatatatacctcctcaccagtgcaaccatcccatcacc from Suncus etruscus isolate mSunEtr1 chromosome 11, mSunEtr1.pri.cur, whole genome shotgun sequence harbors:
- the TMEM117 gene encoding transmembrane protein 117; amino-acid sequence: MGIRNESFMKLAAVGTWMGDFVTAWMVTDMMLQDKPYPDWGKSARAFWKKGNVRIILFWTVLFTLTSVVVLVITTDWISWDKLNRGFLPSDEVSRAFLASFILVFDLLIVMQDWEFPHFMGDVDVNLPGLHTSHMQFKIPFFQKIFKEEYRIHITGKWFNYGIIFLVLILDLNMWKNQIFYKPHEYGQYIGPGQKIYTVKDSESLKDLNRTKLSWEWRSNHTNPQTNKTYVEGDMFLHSRFIGASLDVKCLAFVPSLIAFVWFGFFIWFFGRFLKNEQGMENQDNTYTRMKRKSPSEHSKDMGITRENTQASVEDPLNDPALVCIRSDFNEIVYKSSHLTSENLSSHLNESTSAIETDPDPSTSKKSSPTN